In bacterium, the DNA window ATTGACTCGTAAAAAAGTAGAGTTTATTCCTCTCTATCCTGGTCGTGTTAGAATATATGTATGCGGACCAACTGTTTACGACCATCCCCATATTGGACATGCAAAAAGTTACATATCATTTGATGTTATAGTTCGTTACTTGAGATGGCTTGGCTATAATGTGAAATATGTACAAAATATAACTGATGTCGGTCACTTACTTGATACTGGAGAAGACAGAATTATTGCTGGTGCTAAAAGAGAAAAACTTGACCCAATGGAGCTTGTAGAAAAATACACTCGCAGCTATTTTGAAGATATGGATGCATTAAATGTAGTGCGTCCAAATATTTCACCTCATGCTACTGCTCACATATCGGAACAAATTGAGCTTGTTGCCACTCTGATAAAAAAAGGTTATGCGTATGAGACGGGTGGCTCAGTATATTTTGACATAACAAAGTTTTCTGATTATGGTAAGTTATCCCGTCGTAAAATTGAGGACCAGGTTGCTGGTGCAAGAGTTGAAGTAAAAGCCGAAAAGAGGCATCCTTATGATTTTGCATTATGGATTCGTGCTACTCCGACTCACCTTATGCACTGGCAATCACCGTGGGGGATAGGCTACCCTGGCTGGCATATTGAGTGTTCTGCAATGGCAATGAAATATATTGGCGAGACTGTGGATATCCACGGTGGTGGGATAGAAAACATTTTTCCACATCATGAATGCGAGATTGCACAGTCAGAGGCAGCTACTGGTAAGCAATTTGTAAGGTACTGGCTACATAATAATATGGTGCTTGTCAATGGTGTAAAAATGAGTAAATCGCTTGGTAACTTTATTACAATTAAAGAAACACTTAAGAGATACTCGCCCGAGCAATTAAGATTCTTTATCTTAACTACTCATTATCGGTCTACATTAGATTTTAGTGAAACTGCTATTGAAGGGGCTGGCGAAGGATTGAAGAGTATTCATACCACTTTTAAGAGAGTAAATGAATTAGCTAAAACTGCACCGATTGGAAAACTTACTCCTGAAATAAATAAAACTCTCAAAGATTACAAGCAAAAGTTCATTGATGCAATGGATGACGATTTTAACACTCCACTTGCTATTTCGTCATTGTTTGACCTTTCCCGTGATATAAACAAGTACTTAGACCGTGAGACAGGTGTCAATAAGCAGTCACTTAATGCAATTTATGAAGTCTATAAGGAATTAGGAGATGAAATTCTTGGTATCCTGCCTTTTTCATTACAACCTGTAATTGAGGGTACCCCATTTATTGAACTACTTATTGAGATAAGAGAAAAACTACGCTCTATAAAACAGTGGGAATTAGCAGATGAAATTCGGTCTAAACTAAAGAAATTAGGTATCTCACTTGAAGATAAATTAGATAAAACAGATTGGAAGTTTGAATAATAAGGATAGGGCAACCACAAGGGTTGCCCCCTACATTTAATGGGGTAATGGATTACTTTATTTCTGCTGAACAGCGTGAGCTGAAAGAACTGGCAGCTAAAATTGCTAAAGAAAAGATACTACCTAAAAGAAAAGAGCTTGATGATAATGGTGAATTTCCTCGTTCTATTATGGAAGAACTTGCTAAATCTGATATGTTTAAGATATTTATTCCTAAAGAATATAACGGATTTGGTATGGGCACATTTGAGCTATGCCTTGTAGTTGAGGAGCTCTCCAAGGTATGTGCATCAGTAGCTACATCTTATGCAGCTACTGCACTTGCATCAACTCCAATAATACTTTTTGGTAATGAAGAGCAAAAGTCAAAATATCTGCCAAGAATAGCTCAAGGGACTCTTGCCTCCTTTGGGTTGACAGAATCAGGAGCTGGCTCAGATGCTGGTGCAGTGCAGACAAGAGCAGTAAAGGAACACGATGTGTATTCTATCAATGGGACAAAACAATGGATAACAAATGGGGGGGAGGCAGAGTTATATGTCATTTTTGCATCCACTAATCCGGAGCGTGGAGCAAGAGGATTATCTGCTTTTATTGTAGAAAAAGGTACACAGGGATTTTCGTTTGGCAAGCTTGAAGATAAGCTTGGTATAAAAGCATCTTGTACACGTGAGCTCATTTTTGAGGATTGTAAAATATCGAGTTCTAACCTTCTTGGTAAAGAGGGCCTTGGTTTTATAGTCGCAATGCGTACATTTGACCGTACTAGACCTGGAGTAGGTGCACTATCAGTTGGGATTGCACAAGGAGCAATTGATGAAGTTACAAACTATGTAAAAACTGCTAAGCAATTTAATAAACCAATAATAGCTTTTAAAGAAATCCAATTTATACTTGCTGAACTATCAACAAAAGTTGAAGCTGCAAGGTCACTTGTTTACTCCGTGGCAAGATATATAGATTCGGGAGCAAAAGATATTTCTAAATGGGCTGCAATGTCAAAACTATTTGCATCAGATGTAGCTGTTGAGGTGACTACAAATGTATTACAGATTTTTGGTAATTATGGCTGTACAAAGAGATACCCAATTGAAAAGATATTTCGTGATGCAAAAATAACACAAATCTATGAAGGTACAAATGAGATACAGAAACTTGTTATAGCATCAGCACTTGCAAAATAGTAGTATTTTATGTTTACAGAAAGCAATGTAGATTTTGAAGCTTCAAAGGTTGTTGTCCTGCCCATTCCTTACGAAAAAACAGTGACAGGTAGACGGGGTACACGATACGGCCCTCAAGCAATCTTGCAGGCATCGCAATGGCTTGAGCTATGGGATGAGGAGTTAAATTTTGAGCCATCTGAAATTGGTATTCATACACTCCCTGAGATTAAGCCTACAATAAATAATCCAGAGAAGATTGTGGAAGTGGTTTATAAAAAAGTTAACTCTTTGCTTGTCAAAAATAAATTCCCTGTTATACTTGGGGGTGAGCATTCTATATCTATAGGGGCTGTTAAAGCACTTAGTGAACATTACACAGAACTCTCCGTTGTTGCACTTGACGCACACGCCGACTTACGTGATGAATATGAGAACTCCAAATATTCTCACGCCTGTGTGGTAAGGAGGATTCAAGAAATAGCACAAACCATAGTCTCTGGTGTAAGAAGTTTATCAAAGGAGGAGGCAAAATATATTTCGGAATGTACCTCAGATATGCAGGCTGATGTTACTTCAAATAGAAGTAGAATAAGAGTTTTTAAAGACTTAAATACTGATAGTATTTCAGAACTTTCAACAAATGTTTATCTTAACATAGATCTTGATGTTCTTGATCCTGGAATTATGCCAAGTGTAGGGACTCCAGAACCTGGCGGATTTGGCTGGTATGAGATATTGGAATTTCTCAAGACTTTGATTAAATCAAAAAAGGTTATAGGTTTTGATGTAGTTGAACTATGTCCAATTCGTAATAACCAAGCACCAGACTATCTAGCTGCCAAGCTTGTTTATAAGATTTTAGGGTATACATTTCGTCCTTAGTCATTTGTTATTCATAACGAGTCTAAAGCCTCGAAATACATTTCTCATTAGTCAGTGGATTAGTTTTTCTTAATAGTTCTTTTATTTCTTTCTCATCTTTTTTAAGCTGATTTTTTAAGGCTTCAAGACTTTCAAAAGCACGATTCTCTCTTATATAGTTTATAAACTCAACTTTAACCTCTTGATGTAGCAAATTTTTATTAAAATTAAATATATGAACTTCAAGTCCAAGTTCAGATGAGTCATGAAATGTTGGCTTCTTCCCTATATTCATCATGCCGGATAGTCTATTCCCTTTATACCATACCCGTACAGCATATACTCCTTCTTTAGGGATAAGCTTTTTCATAGGAACTTTCAAATTAGCAGTAGGATAAGAAATAGACATCCCTATTTTCTTGCCAGGAATAACTTGCGATGAGATTGAATAAGGTCTCCCAAGTAATTCGTTTGCCTTACTCACTTCTCCATTTACAAGTGTATCCCTAACTCTTGTACTTGATATAGGAAAACCATCAACATATACAGGGGGAACTCGCTCAACCTCAAATCCAAATTTTGCCCCTATATGGACAAGAAGCTCAAAATCACCCTCTGCTCTATATCCAAAATGATGGTTATAACCTACCACAACTCTTTCTGGCTTTATATGGTCCACTATAAGCCAATGGACAAACTCTTTGGCACTCATGTTGGCGAGTCGCTTATCAAATTTTAAAATAAATAAATTATCTACCCCAAGTTCTCTTAAAATGGCTATTTTCTCACTTGTAGTTGTAAGAGTAAATAGGAGATTCCTATTCGAAATCACTTCCCTTGGATGAGGCTCAAATGTTACTATAAGGGAATGCCCATTTTTAATGACCTCTTTGACAACAGCTTGGTGACCAAGATGCAATCCATCAAAAGTGCCTATAGATACGGAATCAATTAGTATTTTTTTTAATTCTTTAATATTCTTAATTGTCTTCATCCTTCGTAAGAAATTAATAAACTCTCAAGCTCACTCCGGTTATGTATAGATTTGGGAGATACTGCCTGTGAGAGATTAAATTCACCTATTCTTGTGCGAGTGAGTGATTCAATACATGCACCACACCCAAGCTTATCTCCTAAATCTCTTGCAAGTGCCCTTATGTAAGTCCCTTTACCACACATAACTCTGACTTTTAACAATGGATAGGAGTAAGAAAGAAGCTCTATTTGGTTTATCCGTACTTTTCTTGGAGGTCTTTTTACTGTTTTTCCTTCTCTTGCCATTTTATATAATGGTTTACCATCCAATTTTAATGCAGAATACATTGGAGGTACCTGTAATATTTCGCCTACAAATTCTTGAAGCATTTTTCTTATTCTAATTTCTGAAATGTTTGATATGTAACTCTTACAAATAAGCTTGCCGCTTACATCGTCTGTAGTCCTTGTCTCACCAAGCTTAATAATGGCTTCATATTCTTTCTCCATATCCATTAGATAAGGAACAAGCTTAGTACTTTTCCCAAGACAAAGGATGAGGAGTCCACTTGCTGAAGGGTCAAGTGTACCTGTGTGACCGACTCTACGGAGGCCTAATATCTTTCTTATATATTTTACTACATCAAACGATGTCCAGTGAATTGGCTTATTAATAAGGAGTAGCCCATGCATCAGAAAGAGTAATCAAGTGAGAAGCGGTAATTGCTGGTAGGGAAGTCATAAAGTGCGGAGTCAACCCCTATATCAAAGCGTAGCCCTCTTATCTTCACTCCACCGCCATATGTTAGTCCCTCTCTTCTGCCTATTATGTCTGAAAAATGCCCTCCTCTCAAAGAGAATAAATTAGCCCATGTATACTCAATGCCAATCCCTTTCCATGTATCCTGATAGATATAGGTAAACCCTTTCTTAGGACTTTTTTGTGCTTCCCTTAAATCGTCTAAAATGCCAACAACAATCTTTGTCAGTTCTCCTGAGAGGGTTAATTTATTTGTAGATGTGTAGAGAGGGTGCCAAGCGAGTCCAAATCTTAGTGTCCATGGAAGTGGGTCTGATTTGCCTGTTTCCGTATACTTTATATTTGGACCCATATTTTGGAGAGATAAACCAAGTTGCAGATTTTTATTTGGTATATAAAGGGTAGAACCATCAAATGCCCATGAAGTGCCTGTTCCACCACCTCTTTGGTGCAAGACTATCCAAACTATATCAGCAGGTGCAAGGAAGCTATAGATAAATTTTGCCCCTATCCCTGCACTCAATTTTTCGTTCAATTTAGTCCCATAAGAAATTTTTATTGATGCATCCCATGTCGTCCAACGTCCCACTTCTTGGCCAGTCTCATCCATTCCGACAGTTTCCCCAGTAGTCAAATATATAATATGTCCACCGAGTACACCTGTTCCAGGAACTGGACGTGTAAATGTGATAAATTCGTAATACATCCCGGGATATAGACCTGGCAGCCAGTTTGCATGCATAAGAGCGATATCATTTTTATTTTGAAACCCCAATCCTGCATCATTATAATAAGTAGCTAATGCATCATCAGAGATAGCAGTAAATGCAGCTCCCATCCCATTAGGTCTAGCACCCGGATATATTATAAGAAAGATTGCACCTGCCTCAGAGGCTCCACCGTAAAGTTTTACAGTTAAAAGTAAGGTGAACAACATTAATAAGTATTTTTTCATTTCGTTTATATTATACGCTATAATTATTTTTTGTCAAGTCCTAAAATATTTTGTGAGAGGGAAGGTACATGGTATACAGGGGATTAGAGGATTAAAGTTTCCACAGGATCCGTATGGATATGAAAGAAGATTTAGTAAACGAGTTACACAAAATCGCAAATAAAAAGCTTGAGAAATCTCCAAAATTAACTTATATTTAGCTAAAGAAGATTTTTTAAGATGGTTTATTATGACATGATAAAAGGGGTATCAAAGTTTGATATAAGATTAAAGAAGAAGGTATGAAAAACAGGGATTGAGAGGTCTTGAGGAGCATTACAGGGCTCCGAAACACATTCAAATTATAGAGATATATAGAGAAATATTGGCCCCAAATGAAAAGATTACACCTTCCCAGATATGAATTTACTGCAAGAGATGTGAGAACCGGGGTGAGTGCCATACTTATGGGGAGACCAAAGATGGGACTAACGCCGCAATCTTTGCAAGCTATGAAAAAATAGAGACAGGAGACGAAAAACTCCAATAGAAATACTTGAGGAAACTGGAAGTAGGGTCTCCCCCAAGTTTTCAATTTACCTACAATTATTTTAGATAATTTTATTGACAATTTTATAGAGGATGGATACCATGTGGGGTCATCACACACCAATTGCATGCATGCCTAATTCATTTGCCGAGAGAATATCATTGAGAAGCCCAATCACTGGCTTGTTTTAAATTAATTAGTTTTTCATCTTTTCCTTGGAGTATCTCAAAGATTTGCTGTTTCCCTATTTTTTGGTTTTTCTCTAAATATGGAGTGCAACAACACCGCCGTTGTTCGCAGAATCCTGTGGACATGCAAAAACATAGTTTTTGCACAGATTATGAAATTTATACCATAAATTTTGGGGAAACTCCAGAAATTATGTCCTAAGTATAGGATTGAGATAGTGTATTAGGAGTATAAGACAACGGAATACGAGTTTTATATTGACAACCTTAGAAGAACATAATAAAATTATTCTTAAATGTTCGCAGAATCCTGTGGAGAAGTGTTAAGATTTAAAGAAAATGAAAGAAAGAAGTGGGAAGAGTTTGTTGAAACTTCAGAGAATGGAACTATCTTTCACTTGAGAAAATTCATTGATTACCACCCAAAAGGAAAATTTGTAGACCATAGTCTAATCTTTTCAAAAAAGGGTAATCCAATAGCTTTATTTCCAGCAGTTATTAAGGGAGATAAACTTATATCACACCCAGGGGCTTCTTATGGTGGATTTGTTATGAAAGAGGGAATTGGAATCAGAGAAAGCTCACAAATTGTTGAAACACTATTAAATTACAGCAAAAAACAAGGAATAAAAAGGATTGAAATTACACAGACACCGCTCATTTATTATAAATTACCATGTAATTATATAGATTTTGCACTTATGAAACAAGGCTTCAAATATAAGAAGAGAGAACTTACTGCAGTAGTTACCATAGAACACGAAAATACAATAATTTCTACTTTTAAACCTGAAGCCAGAACTGCAGTGAGAAAGGCAGAAAAATTAGAGGTGAAAGTGCATGAATCAACTGATTTTGTGACCTTTTATAAAATATTGAAAAAAAATCTGTCAATGAGACACGGAGTTACACCTACACATACTGTTTCAGAACTCAAACTTTTACATTCTATTTTTACGAAGCGTATAAAGCTGTTTAGCGCATTCATTGGACAAAAAATGATAGCAGGGATTGTGATTTTTATCGCTAATCAAAGAGTTATGCTTGCTTTTTACATCAGCCATATTGAAGATTGCCAACAATATAGACCAGTTAATATTTTGATTTATAAGTTGTTAGAATGGGGTAAAACAAATAAATATAAATACTTAGACCTCGGAACCTTTACATTAAATATGGAACCAGACTGGGGACTGGGAAAGTTTAAAGAAAATTTCAGAGCCAGAGGCATTTTCAGAGATACATTTTATATAAATTTATAGTAAAATGAGAAATTCTAAATCCGAAATCCTAAATTCTAAACAAATTCCCAAAATACAAGGTGCGAAACAATACAATTTAGAGGAAAGGACTTTAAAATTTGCCAAGAGAGTGATTGCATTTATTGCAGATGTTCCAAGAACTATAGCTAATACAGAAATAATAAAACAACTTGTTAGAGCTTCCAGTTCTGTTGGTGCAAATTATATTGAGGCAAACGAGTCTTTGAGTAAAAAAGATTTTGTGATGAGAATCAAGATTTGTCGTAAAGAATCTAAAGAAAGTATTTACTGGCTAAAACTTATTGAGATACGAGGACAAGAGATAGAAATGGAAAAGGAATTACTGATCCGGGAGGGAATTGAACTTATGAAGATATTCGGCTCAATAGTTGAGAAGACAAAATAAGTTTTGAATATTTGAATTTAGAATTTGTTTAGGATTTAGTACTTAGAATTTAGGATTTTTATAAGCATGGGACTTCGTATCTTGCACATAGCACCGTTTAACTTCTCAGGCGTCCCTATCGAACTTGTAAAAGCAGAGAGAAAATTAGGGCATTACTCAAGACTTATTACATTAGGAAAGGATACAAGAAACTATGAAGAAGATATTTGCTTGAACCTGCCATGGCTTGATAATCCTATACTTAGGAAAATAAAGGAAATAGTACAACCTAAAGAAAGAAGAGAAGAGCGTAACATTATAAAAATACCAAAGGAGTTACCACCTAAATGGAAACCAGGAAATGTTGAGATATTTCTATTTAACTTACGAGATTTATTGTGGAAGAAAAAAGTAAATAAAGTCATAAAAAAGAGTGATTTTTGGGGATTCGATATTTACCAACTTGATGGCGGAATTGAATTCTCACGAAATGGTAAATTTATGAAAAAAGCCAAAGCACTTGGCAAGAAAATAGTATGCTGTTACCTTGGGATTGACATGAGAATTACTGGGGTGATACCTGAGATAGACAAGTTGAGCGACCTAAATGTAACATTTGAATTTGACCACCTTAAACTTTATCCGGGAATACATTTTCTACTATACCCGTTTGATGCAAGTGAATTTAGACAAAGAGAAAAGGAGAATGAGATTTTGAGAATTTGTCATGCCCCTACTGTGCGAAAAACGAAAGGAACAGATAAAATTATAAAATGTATAAAAGGACTGGAAAAATTATATCCGTGTGAATTAGTGCTTATTGAAGGAGTGACACATGAAGAAGCTGTAAAAATAAAGTATACTTGTGATATATTAGTTGACCAGCTCGGTGAACTGGGGTATGGGATAAATTCATTAGAAAGCTTGGCTATGGGAATACCTACTTGTGTTGAACTTACACCAGAGCTTGAAAATGAGATTGGGGAACATCCTTTTATAAAAGTAAATGAAGAAAATCTTGGAGAGAAGCTAATACAACTGATTAACAATAAAGAATTAAGACAAGAAAAGGCTAAAAAAGGAAGAGAGTGGGTAGTAAAGCACCATAATCCTATAAAAATTGTAAAAGAGATTCATAATCTATTAGGAATTTGAAAGCAAGCATTATAATTCCTACCCATAATAGGGTTAATTCATTAAAAAAACTACTCTATGCTTTATCCAAACAAAATTATCCAAAAGAAGAGTTTGAAGTCATTGTGATTGATAACGGCTCAACTGATGAGACATATGAGTTTTTGTCCCAATTTATCGGGATTAATCCAGAGTTAAATCTTAAAATCATAAGATACTCAGTAAACCAGGGAGCCGCTAAAGCACACAATGATGGAATTAAAATAGCAAAAGGTGAAATAATTATATTGTTAGACGATGACTTATTACCTATACCATCTTTCCTTAGAGCACATATTGAATGCCATACACAAGAACACTATGTCGGTATAGGGAATAGAAAATATATAGAATCAAAACAACAGAAGTGGCTGGCAAGATACTTGTCAACTAGGGGTGTGCATAAACTTATAAATAAAGAAAATATACCATTCAAATGCTTATGGACAGGTAATACTTCTTTTAGAAAGGAAGACATTATGAAAGTCGGATTATTTGATGAACAATTTAAAGGTATTATGGGAGGAGAGGACTTGGAATTAGGGTATAGATTGGAAAAGGAGAGGATGAAATTTAGATATGTCAAAGAAGCAATCACTTATCATCCACTGTGTGAATTAGATGAAATTTTAGAAAAACAGAGAAGATTCGGTAAAGACGTTGTTCCGCTCCTATTAAATAAGGACCCTATATTTTATAAGCTTTTAAAAATAAATGTCGTAGAGAACCCAAATTTATTAGTAAAAATAGCTATATCACAAATTTTTTATAAGATTATAAGAAACACAATTTACTTTCTAAATAAGATTTATATACCTCCAATTATTTTCGATTACCTCATTTATTACAATAGAATCTACGGATTTAAAGAATCAAAGTTTGACGATGCCCCAAAGCTTCGTGATGAAATCCCGATTTATCGGAAATTAGGTCAGTTCTCCTGAACTGACAAATAGGATTTGGTCGGAACTGATAAACAAGATGGGTTTAACATCACCACGAAAGTTTGGGACAAACTCCAAAGTTCACATCCTTACCGATAGAGGAATAGAGTCACTTTTTAAAGGTAATCACCCACCATTTGAGAAAACAAAGCCAGGTCAAAAAACCAAAAAGGAGTGTCATACTAAATAATGATTTGAATGCAATATCTGATAATGCAATTGGTTTAACAAAGGGAACTCCATAATGGCCTCTAAAACGGATGTCCCAAACATTAGTATGAAGACTACCAATAAGCACAAATAATATAGAAAACCACCAGAGAGACTTGACTTCTCTGTATTTTCTCATTGCCAAAAATGGAAAAAGCCATATCATATAATAAGGAGCTACTTTTACTTGTGTTACATAAAAAGTAACATAAGAAAAAATAATTGAAAAGGAAAGATTTGATTTGGTAAACACTCGATGCCAAACGAAAGGTATCGCAATAATTAGAAAATATTTACTATATAGAAAAAAGAAGGTCATTACTTTCTTTAACCATAAAGGATTACCAAAGATATTCTTGAGCACAGTTAAAACAGCGTAATAGCCCCACCAGTGAAAATAGCCTGAGTAAGAAAAGATGAACCTAATATTTATAGGATATTTTATTCTATAAATAAAGATGGAAATTATGGTCGGCAATACTGTTAACACAGTAAAGCTTAGCCAATGTTTCTTCTTTATTTTTGACAAGAAAGCTGGAATTAATATAAGAGGATAAATTTTAAGAGCAATCCCTATTCCCAGACATAATCCTGAGAGCCACACATTGCAAAACCTGTTAGTGAAATAAACCAAATACCAAGATAGAAAAACGAAAAGTATAATTACAGAATCCAGTTGACCCCATATAGTAGATGTGATTATAAGAATTGGATTCAATACTACTCCACAGAGTGCGATTTTCATAGCTTTTTTGCCTAGCCTTGACATTGCATCATATACCGCTAAAGAGAGCAATACATCAGAGATTATTCCGGGAAGCTTAACCATAACAAAATGAGGAACTCTTATCAGTGAGCTAAGTTTACACATAAAGTAGCAAATATAAGCCCAGAGAGGAGTAAAGTGATAGAATTCCTCAGTATAAATATTAATGTTGCTTCCAATATCCTTTGCCAGAGTTAGCCAGTCTCTGATGTCTTCAGTCCCATAGATAAATGAAGCAGGTATAATTCTTACGAGAAAGCAAGTAACTACTAAAAATAATAGCGTTTTTACACGCTTATTACTCATTTTGTTCAGTCTATCTCAATGATTTATTGCCTGAAACGCTTTTTATAAAATAGTATTACTATTCCTAAGGAGACAGACTCAGATAAAAATGTAGCTATACTTGCACCTTCAAGACTGAACTTTGGAATTAACAGAAAGTTTAACCCCATATTTAAGATTGCTACACATGCTGTATTAATAAGGATGTCTTTTTCAAACTTAGTTGCTAGTAATGGAGTGCTAAAAACATTGTTTATAAGAATTATGCCCAATGTTATTACAAGTATTCTGAACACAAATACTGCTCTCAAATACTCAGTCCCAAACAAAAGCAAAATAATATGCTTAGCAAAGATTGTACCTACTGCTATCACAAGACACACCAGAATGACCTGATTACGGCAATAATGGCTACAGACAGATTCAAATCTATCTTTATCATTATATGTATCAGATAACACTGGAAAAGTCGCATAAGTGAGCCAAAGTGATAACCCAAGTACACCAAGCACGACTTGATAAGCAGCGTTATACCAGCCAACTACAGCAGACCCTTTCATAAAGCCAAGCATTAATGTATCCATATTATAATATACTTGGCTCAACATATTAGAAGCTCCTATCGGGATAGCAGAGTGCAGGAACTTTCTCAAAAAAGCCACTCCTACACATAATTTTGGGACTCCAAATTGTGAATTAAAGATTAGCATTAGGAAAATAGTAGCTGCTATCCCTCCTATAACCCAGAACCATGGAATGAGTGAGAAATTCAGCCCCTTTTTTATTATAGATATTACAAGTATAAAATAAATTATATGGCTCAAAATTCGTGATACAGCTATGTATTTCATATCCTCTATCCCTTGGAAAACCCATTCTAACAACAGTGAAAAAGGAAATAGATAGAAGCCGTAAGAAATGATGAGTATTTTTATCTC includes these proteins:
- the speB gene encoding agmatinase; the encoded protein is MFTESNVDFEASKVVVLPIPYEKTVTGRRGTRYGPQAILQASQWLELWDEELNFEPSEIGIHTLPEIKPTINNPEKIVEVVYKKVNSLLVKNKFPVILGGEHSISIGAVKALSEHYTELSVVALDAHADLRDEYENSKYSHACVVRRIQEIAQTIVSGVRSLSKEEAKYISECTSDMQADVTSNRSRIRVFKDLNTDSISELSTNVYLNIDLDVLDPGIMPSVGTPEPGGFGWYEILEFLKTLIKSKKVIGFDVVELCPIRNNQAPDYLAAKLVYKILGYTFRP
- the truB gene encoding tRNA pseudouridine(55) synthase TruB produces the protein MHGLLLINKPIHWTSFDVVKYIRKILGLRRVGHTGTLDPSASGLLILCLGKSTKLVPYLMDMEKEYEAIIKLGETRTTDDVSGKLICKSYISNISEIRIRKMLQEFVGEILQVPPMYSALKLDGKPLYKMAREGKTVKRPPRKVRINQIELLSYSYPLLKVRVMCGKGTYIRALARDLGDKLGCGACIESLTRTRIGEFNLSQAVSPKSIHNRSELESLLISYEG
- a CDS encoding bifunctional riboflavin kinase/FAD synthetase — its product is MKTIKNIKELKKILIDSVSIGTFDGLHLGHQAVVKEVIKNGHSLIVTFEPHPREVISNRNLLFTLTTTSEKIAILRELGVDNLFILKFDKRLANMSAKEFVHWLIVDHIKPERVVVGYNHHFGYRAEGDFELLVHIGAKFGFEVERVPPVYVDGFPISSTRVRDTLVNGEVSKANELLGRPYSISSQVIPGKKIGMSISYPTANLKVPMKKLIPKEGVYAVRVWYKGNRLSGMMNIGKKPTFHDSSELGLEVHIFNFNKNLLHQEVKVEFINYIRENRAFESLEALKNQLKKDEKEIKELLRKTNPLTNEKCISRL
- a CDS encoding PorV/PorQ family protein; amino-acid sequence: MKKYLLMLFTLLLTVKLYGGASEAGAIFLIIYPGARPNGMGAAFTAISDDALATYYNDAGLGFQNKNDIALMHANWLPGLYPGMYYEFITFTRPVPGTGVLGGHIIYLTTGETVGMDETGQEVGRWTTWDASIKISYGTKLNEKLSAGIGAKFIYSFLAPADIVWIVLHQRGGGTGTSWAFDGSTLYIPNKNLQLGLSLQNMGPNIKYTETGKSDPLPWTLRFGLAWHPLYTSTNKLTLSGELTKIVVGILDDLREAQKSPKKGFTYIYQDTWKGIGIEYTWANLFSLRGGHFSDIIGRREGLTYGGGVKIRGLRFDIGVDSALYDFPTSNYRFSLDYSF
- a CDS encoding acyl-CoA dehydrogenase family protein: MDYFISAEQRELKELAAKIAKEKILPKRKELDDNGEFPRSIMEELAKSDMFKIFIPKEYNGFGMGTFELCLVVEELSKVCASVATSYAATALASTPIILFGNEEQKSKYLPRIAQGTLASFGLTESGAGSDAGAVQTRAVKEHDVYSINGTKQWITNGGEAELYVIFASTNPERGARGLSAFIVEKGTQGFSFGKLEDKLGIKASCTRELIFEDCKISSSNLLGKEGLGFIVAMRTFDRTRPGVGALSVGIAQGAIDEVTNYVKTAKQFNKPIIAFKEIQFILAELSTKVEAARSLVYSVARYIDSGAKDISKWAAMSKLFASDVAVEVTTNVLQIFGNYGCTKRYPIEKIFRDAKITQIYEGTNEIQKLVIASALAK
- a CDS encoding four helix bundle protein, coding for MRNSKSEILNSKQIPKIQGAKQYNLEERTLKFAKRVIAFIADVPRTIANTEIIKQLVRASSSVGANYIEANESLSKKDFVMRIKICRKESKESIYWLKLIEIRGQEIEMEKELLIREGIELMKIFGSIVEKTK
- the cysS gene encoding cysteine--tRNA ligase, yielding MGLKVYNTLTRKKVEFIPLYPGRVRIYVCGPTVYDHPHIGHAKSYISFDVIVRYLRWLGYNVKYVQNITDVGHLLDTGEDRIIAGAKREKLDPMELVEKYTRSYFEDMDALNVVRPNISPHATAHISEQIELVATLIKKGYAYETGGSVYFDITKFSDYGKLSRRKIEDQVAGARVEVKAEKRHPYDFALWIRATPTHLMHWQSPWGIGYPGWHIECSAMAMKYIGETVDIHGGGIENIFPHHECEIAQSEAATGKQFVRYWLHNNMVLVNGVKMSKSLGNFITIKETLKRYSPEQLRFFILTTHYRSTLDFSETAIEGAGEGLKSIHTTFKRVNELAKTAPIGKLTPEINKTLKDYKQKFIDAMDDDFNTPLAISSLFDLSRDINKYLDRETGVNKQSLNAIYEVYKELGDEILGILPFSLQPVIEGTPFIELLIEIREKLRSIKQWELADEIRSKLKKLGISLEDKLDKTDWKFE
- a CDS encoding GNAT family N-acetyltransferase; this encodes MFAESCGEVLRFKENERKKWEEFVETSENGTIFHLRKFIDYHPKGKFVDHSLIFSKKGNPIALFPAVIKGDKLISHPGASYGGFVMKEGIGIRESSQIVETLLNYSKKQGIKRIEITQTPLIYYKLPCNYIDFALMKQGFKYKKRELTAVVTIEHENTIISTFKPEARTAVRKAEKLEVKVHESTDFVTFYKILKKNLSMRHGVTPTHTVSELKLLHSIFTKRIKLFSAFIGQKMIAGIVIFIANQRVMLAFYISHIEDCQQYRPVNILIYKLLEWGKTNKYKYLDLGTFTLNMEPDWGLGKFKENFRARGIFRDTFYINL